From the genome of Clavibacter nebraskensis NCPPB 2581:
CGTTCGCGCTCGTCCACCCGGGCGCCGCGGTCGGCGCGCGCTCCTATCCGGCCGACCAGCACCGCGACGCCGTGGCGCTCCTGGCCGAGCGCGGGATCCCCGTGGTCGTCACGGGCGGCCCCGACGAGCGGGACCTCACGGCGCACGTCGCCGGATCCGCCGGCCTCGACCTCGGCGGCCGCACCGACCTCGCCGGCCTCGGCGCGCTCATGCGCCGCGCGGCCGTGCTCGTGAGCGGCAACACCGGCCCCGCGCACCTCGCCGCCGCCGTGGGGCTGCCCGTCGTCAGCCTGTTCTCGCCCGTCGTGCCGCCGATCCGCTGGGCGCCGTACCGCGTGCCCGTGATCCTCCTCGGCGACCAGGACGCGGCCTGCAAGCTGAGCCGCGCGCGTGACTGCCCGATCCCGGGCCACCCGTGCCTCGCGGGCGTCTCGCCGGCCGAGGTCGCCGACGCGGTGGAACGGCTGATGGCGACGAGCCGCACGGAGGTGCCCGCATGAGGATCCTGATGTGGCACGTCCACGGCGGCTGGACCGACTCGTTCGTGCTCGGATCCCACGAGATCCTGTTCCCCACCACGCCCGCCCGCGACGCGTGGGGCCTCGGCCGCGGCGGCCGCGCGTGGCCCGCGAGCGCCCGCGAGGTGGATCCGTCGTCCCTGCACGAGACGCACGTCGACCTCGTGCTCCTCCAGCGCGTCCCGGAGATCGAGGAGGCGGAGCGACTGCTCGGCCGCCGCCTCGGATCCGACGTGCCCGCCGTCTTCCTCGAGCACAACACCCCGCGCGGCGCCCCGACCGAGACCGTGCACGCGCTCGCCGGCCGTGACGACATCCCCGTGATCCACGTCACGCGCTTCAACGCGCTCATGTGGGACACCGGCATCGCGCCGACCACGGTCGTCGAGCACGGAGTGCCCGACCCGGGCGCGCTCTACACGGGCGAGTCCGCGTCGTTCGGCGCGGTGATCAACGAGCCCGTGCGCCGCGGCCGCATCACCGGCACCGACCTGCTGCCCGCGTTCGCGGAGGTCGCGCCCGTCGAGGTGTTCGGCATGGGCACGGACCTCCTGCCCGGCGCGTTCCCCGACCTCGGCGCGCGCCTCGTGCCGCGCGGCGACCTGCCGACCGCGCGCATGCACCCCGAGCTCGCGATGCTCCGCGCCTACGTCCACCCGCACCGCTGGACCTCGCTCGGCCTGTCGCTGCTCGAGGCGATGCACATGGCGATGCCCGTGCTGGTGCTCGACGCGACCGAGGCGTCGCGCGCGGTGCCGCCGGACGCGGGCGCGATCTCGTCCGACCCCGCCGACCTCGTGCGCGTCGCCCGCCTGCTCCTCGAGGATCCCGACGAGGCCGCCCGCCGCGGCCGCGTCGCCCGCGAGGCCGCGCTCGCCCGCTACTCGCTCGGCCGCTTCCTGCACGACATGGACGCCGTGCTGCACGACGCCGTGGACGCGACCGCCGGGCGTCGCGCCCGACGCGCGCCCGCCGGATCCACCCCCACGCACTCCCCGCACCACCCGCTCGACGAGAGGACGACACGATGAGGATCGCGATGATCTCGGAGCACGCCAGCCCGCTGGCGACGCTCGGCGGCGTGGACGCCGGCGGCCAGAACGTGCACGTCGCGGCGCTGTCCGCGGCGCTCGCGGAGGAGGGCCACACCGTCACCGTCTACACGCGCCGGGACGACGAGGCGCTGCCGGCCCGCGTCGCCTTCGCGCCCGGCGTGGAGGTCGTGCACCTCGACGCCGGACCCGCGCGCGCCGTCCCCAAGGACGAGCTGCTGCCGCACATGGGCGAGCTCGCCGACGGCCTCCTCGCCGACTGGCGCACCGCCCGGCCCGACGTGGTGCACAGCCACTTCTGGATGTCCGGGGTCGCCGCGCTCGACGCCGCCGCGCGCCTCGCGTCCTCCCCCGTGGGCGCCGCCGCGGCCCCGCCGGTGCTGCACACCTTCCACGCGCTCGGATCCGTGAAGCGCCGCCACCTCGGCGCCGAGGACACCAGCCCCGCCGCGCGCGCCGAGCTCGAGCCCGGGGTCGGCCGCCGCGCCGACGCCGTCATCGCCACCTGCTCCGACGAGGCCGCCGAGCTCGTGCGCGCGGGCGTCGACGCGGCCCGCATCACGGTGATCCCGTGCGGCGTCGACATCGAGCACTTCACGCCGCGCGCGGACGACGACGATGCCGCCGGCCCGATGCGCGTCATGGTCGTCGGCCGCCTGGTGCCGCGCAAGGGCGTCGACCTCGCGATCGAGGCCGTCGGGATCCTCGCCCGCCGCGGCCACCGCGACGTCGAGCTGGTCGTCGTCGGCGGATCCGGCGACGCCGCGAGCGGAGCCGACGACCCCGAGGCCCGCCGACTCATGGACGCCGCCCGCGCCGCCGGGGTCGCCGACCGCGTGCGCCTGCACGGCCGCGTCTCCCAGGCCGACATGCCCGCCGTGATGCGCACCGCCGACGTCGTGGTGTGCGCGCCCTGGTACGAGCCGTTCGGCATCGTCCCGCTCGAGGCGATGGCCTCCGGCGTGCCCGTCGTCGCGTCCGCGGTCGGCGGCCTCACCGACAGCGTGGTCGACGGCGTGACGGGGATCCTCGTACCGCCGCGCGACCCCGCCGCCATCGCCGACGCCCTCGGGGAGCTCCGCGCGGATCCCGCCCGCCGCCGCCGCCTCGGCCGCGCCGGCCGCGCCCGCATGGAGCACGGCTACGCGTGGTCGACGGTCGCCGCGCGCACCGCCGAGGCGTACCGGGCCGCGATCCAGGCCGCCGCCCCCGACGACCTCCCCGCCGACCCGACCGTGGTCGACGCCCACCTCGACGCGCTCGCCCCCGTGCTCGCCGACCTCCGCACGCACGCGCCGCGCCTCACCGCGTGGGGCCGCGAGATGGCCGACCGCCTCAGCCACGGCGCGCGCCTCATCGCAGCCGGCAACGGCGGATCCGCGGCCGAGGCCCAGCACCTCACGAGCGAGCTGGTGGGCCGCTTCGATGGCGACCGCCGCCCGTTCTCGGCCATCGCGCTGCACTCGGAGTCGTCCGCGGTCACGGCCATCGGCAACGACTACGGCTTCGACGAGGTCTTCGCCCGGCAGGTGCACGCGCACGCGAGATCCGGCGACATCGTCGTGCTGCTCTCCACGAGCGGCCGCAGCGAGAACCTCCTCCGGGCCGCGGCCGCCGCGCGCGCCGCCGGTGCGACGACCTGGGCGATGACGGGCCCCGGCCCGAACCCGCTCGTGGAGGCGTGCGACGAGTCCCTAGCGCTCGACGGGCCGTCGGCCAACGTGCAGGAGGCGCAGCTCGTCGCCGTGCACGCGATCTGCCGATCGTTCGAGAGCCGGCTGCAGGCGAACGACCGGGCCGCCGCCCGCGCGTCCGCGACGACGGCCGCCGCGACCCTGTCGGCCTCGGCCGCCGCATCCGCGTCCGTCCCCGTGACCGTCGCGCCCGCGTCCACCACGACCGCGCCCGCGGAGGTGCCGGCATGAGGATCGTCGTGGTCGGCGACGTGCTGCTCGACGTCGACATGACCGGTGCCGCGCACCGCCTCAGCCCCGACGCGCCCGTGCCGGTGATCGAGGTCGAGGAGTCGCTGCCCCGCGCGGGCGGCGCCGGCCTCGTCGCGACGATGCTCGCGCGCGACGGGCACGACGTGCGCCTCGTCACCGTGCTGTCCGACGACCGCCACTCCGCGACGCTGCGCGCCTGCCTCGACCGGATCGAGGTGGTCGCCGGCCCGTCCGGCGCGCCCACGCCCGTGAAGACCCGCGTCCGCGCCGACGGCCACGCCATCGCCCGCATCGACGAGGGCTGCGCCCCGCCGCCCATGCCCGCCGCGACCGACGAGATGCTCGACGCGATCGCCACGGCCGACGCCATCGTCGTCGCCGACTACGGCCGCGGCGTCACGCGCGACCCCCGTCTCCGCGCGGCCCTCGACGCGCGCGCCGCCCAGGTGCCGCTCGTGTGGGATCCGCACCCCGCGGGCGAGCCGCCCGTCCCGAACACCGCGCTCGCCACCCCGAACCTCGCCGAGGCGCGCGCGTTCTCCGGGCTAGCCGGGCGCGACGTGTCCGCGGCCGCCGACGCCGCCCGTCTGCTCCAGGAGCGGTGGGGCGTCACCACGGTCGCCGTCACCATGAGCGAGCGCGGCGCCCTGCTCGTCTCGGCGCCCGCGTCGGGCGCGGCCGGCGGATCCATGCCCGTCGTCGTCCCCGCCCCGCTCGTCGCGACCGGCGACCCGTGCGGGGCCGGCGACCGCCTGGCCGCCACGGCCCTCGCGGCGCTGGCCGCGGGATCCCCCGTCGAGGACGCCGTGCGCGACGCCGTCGCCTCCGCGGCCGAGTACGTGGATGCGGGCGGCGTCGCCACCCTCGTCGGCCCGCCCGCGGCGCGCCCCATCGGCGGCCACGCGGCGAGCGCCCTCCAGGTGGTCCGCGCGACCCGCGCCGCCGGCGGCACCGTCGTCGCGACGGGCGGCTGCTTCGACCTCGTGCACGCCGGCCACGCCCGCACGCTCGCCGCTGCCCGCGCGCTCGGCGACTGCCTCGTCGTGCTCCTCAACTCGGACGACTCGGTGCGCCGCCTCAAGGGACCCGAGCGCCCGATCATGACCGAGGAGGACCGCGTGGACCTCCTCATGTCGCTCGGGGTGGTGGATGCGGTCGTGCTCTTCTCCGAGGACACCCCCGAGGAGGCGCTGCGCTCCATCAAGCCCGACCTCTGGGTCAAGGGCGGCGACTACCGCGCCGAGGACCTCCCCGAGTCGGCGGTCATCGCCGAGTGGGGCGGCCAGGCCGTGACCGTGCCCTACCATCCGGGCCGCTCCACCACGAAGCTCGCCGGCGCCCTCGCGCGCGTCGGCTGAGCCCCCTGATCCGCACGACTCCCCCGCACCACCGCGCCCACCCGGCGCGATCCGCTCCACGGAAGGAACACCCATGACCGACTCCCCCCGCCCCAGCACCGGCCGCGTCCTCATCACCGGAGGCGCGTCCGGGCTCGGCGCCGCGGTCGCGCAGGCGGTCCTCGCTGCCGGCGGCGAGCCCATCGTGCTCGACCTCGACACCTCGAGCGTCACCGGCATGGAGGCGCACCGCATCGACGTCTCCGACACCCGCGCCACCGAGGCGCTCGTGACGGAGATCGCGCAGAAGCACGGCGGCCTCGACGCCGTCGTGACCGCCGCGGGCATCGACCGCTGCGGCCGCCTCGTCGACGTCGCCCCCACCGAGTGGGAGAAGGTCATCGGCGTGAACCTCATGGGCACCGTCGCCGTCGTCCGCGCGGCGCTGCCGTTCCTCACCGAGTCGCACGGCCGCGTCGTCACCGTCGCGTCGTCGCTCGCCATCAAGGCCGTCTCCGACGCCACCGCCTACTGCGCCTCGAAGTTCGGCGTGCTCGGCTTCACGCGAGCCCTCGCCGCCGAGACGAAGGGCGAGGTCGGCGTGACCACGCTGATCCCCTCCGGCATGAAGACGCACTTCTTCGACGACCGCAACCCGAAGTACAAGCCCGGCTCCGACGCGAACCTCAACGACCCGGCCGCCGTCGCCGACTCGGTGATGTTCATCCTCGGCCAGCCGCGCGGCTGCGAGATCCGCGAGCTCGTCATCACGCACGAGCTCGAGGACAGCTGGCCGTGAGTCGCGGCTGATCCGCGCCACGCGCGCACGAGACGAGCCCGGCCCCGCATCGCGCGGGGCCGGGCTCGTGTCATGCGCCCCGGGGTCAGCGGGTCGCGATGCCGGTCATGACCTGCACGGCGACGTTGATCACCACGATGAGCGCCATCCCCACGATG
Proteins encoded in this window:
- a CDS encoding glycosyltransferase, encoding MRILMWHVHGGWTDSFVLGSHEILFPTTPARDAWGLGRGGRAWPASAREVDPSSLHETHVDLVLLQRVPEIEEAERLLGRRLGSDVPAVFLEHNTPRGAPTETVHALAGRDDIPVIHVTRFNALMWDTGIAPTTVVEHGVPDPGALYTGESASFGAVINEPVRRGRITGTDLLPAFAEVAPVEVFGMGTDLLPGAFPDLGARLVPRGDLPTARMHPELAMLRAYVHPHRWTSLGLSLLEAMHMAMPVLVLDATEASRAVPPDAGAISSDPADLVRVARLLLEDPDEAARRGRVAREAALARYSLGRFLHDMDAVLHDAVDATAGRRARRAPAGSTPTHSPHHPLDERTTR
- a CDS encoding glycosyltransferase, encoding MRIAMISEHASPLATLGGVDAGGQNVHVAALSAALAEEGHTVTVYTRRDDEALPARVAFAPGVEVVHLDAGPARAVPKDELLPHMGELADGLLADWRTARPDVVHSHFWMSGVAALDAAARLASSPVGAAAAPPVLHTFHALGSVKRRHLGAEDTSPAARAELEPGVGRRADAVIATCSDEAAELVRAGVDAARITVIPCGVDIEHFTPRADDDDAAGPMRVMVVGRLVPRKGVDLAIEAVGILARRGHRDVELVVVGGSGDAASGADDPEARRLMDAARAAGVADRVRLHGRVSQADMPAVMRTADVVVCAPWYEPFGIVPLEAMASGVPVVASAVGGLTDSVVDGVTGILVPPRDPAAIADALGELRADPARRRRLGRAGRARMEHGYAWSTVAARTAEAYRAAIQAAAPDDLPADPTVVDAHLDALAPVLADLRTHAPRLTAWGREMADRLSHGARLIAAGNGGSAAEAQHLTSELVGRFDGDRRPFSAIALHSESSAVTAIGNDYGFDEVFARQVHAHARSGDIVVLLSTSGRSENLLRAAAAARAAGATTWAMTGPGPNPLVEACDESLALDGPSANVQEAQLVAVHAICRSFESRLQANDRAAARASATTAAATLSASAAASASVPVTVAPASTTTAPAEVPA
- a CDS encoding PfkB family carbohydrate kinase, whose amino-acid sequence is MRIVVVGDVLLDVDMTGAAHRLSPDAPVPVIEVEESLPRAGGAGLVATMLARDGHDVRLVTVLSDDRHSATLRACLDRIEVVAGPSGAPTPVKTRVRADGHAIARIDEGCAPPPMPAATDEMLDAIATADAIVVADYGRGVTRDPRLRAALDARAAQVPLVWDPHPAGEPPVPNTALATPNLAEARAFSGLAGRDVSAAADAARLLQERWGVTTVAVTMSERGALLVSAPASGAAGGSMPVVVPAPLVATGDPCGAGDRLAATALAALAAGSPVEDAVRDAVASAAEYVDAGGVATLVGPPAARPIGGHAASALQVVRATRAAGGTVVATGGCFDLVHAGHARTLAAARALGDCLVVLLNSDDSVRRLKGPERPIMTEEDRVDLLMSLGVVDAVVLFSEDTPEEALRSIKPDLWVKGGDYRAEDLPESAVIAEWGGQAVTVPYHPGRSTTKLAGALARVG
- a CDS encoding SDR family oxidoreductase, translated to MTDSPRPSTGRVLITGGASGLGAAVAQAVLAAGGEPIVLDLDTSSVTGMEAHRIDVSDTRATEALVTEIAQKHGGLDAVVTAAGIDRCGRLVDVAPTEWEKVIGVNLMGTVAVVRAALPFLTESHGRVVTVASSLAIKAVSDATAYCASKFGVLGFTRALAAETKGEVGVTTLIPSGMKTHFFDDRNPKYKPGSDANLNDPAAVADSVMFILGQPRGCEIRELVITHELEDSWP